The sequence CATCATTTTAACCACAGAGCGGGTTTTGTGCTTGTATGGGATAACATGGGTACCACAGCATTTTGTTGGTACAGAAGGCAGTCATCTCTGGTGGTTTTGCAGCCCTTGCTATGCCTCTGGCTCACTGTTCGCCTGAATCTCTCATTCCCGGGCGCTTATCACCAACCCTCTCAGAAAGGCTAGCTTAGAAAGTTGACATTGGGGCTGATGCAAATCACTTCTCTTGGGTCAGCTTCTAAAATGGAGTGCTTGTGTTGAACTTGCTACTTTAGTTCAAGGTTAGCAAACAACATGCCCGACAAAAACCTCTGGGTGTTGCTGCGAATGGACTGCAATCCTTCATCAACTGAGTTAGGATAGAACTGCACTAGAAACAGTAGGCTTAAAATAAAGGATGGCACTCTTGAGGTTTCTATTTTTATCCTCTTGCCCCTTTCAGGGAGCTCAGGATGGTGTACAgggctctccccaccccccttatgTCTTCACAACATCCTTGTGCGGTGGCTCTGAGTGAGTGGCCCGAGATTATTTAGTGAGCTTAATggctaagtggggatttgaaccgagACGTCCCAGTTCTTAACTACTCCACCAGACTGGTTCTTAGGGGTTGTATGGATTGAATCATAAACAAATCATCCTACTTCTGACAGCAGTTCATCTATGGAAGATGCTGCTAACAAAGGAGGTTGTGTGGAGTGTCCTCTCTGGATTTCAAGACAAGCCTGGGCAGACGGGGGGCTGTAGCTCAATGCGGGAGCGTATACTTTGCAGGTAGGAGAACgtaggttcagtcctcagcatctccaaagattctttgatcaaatggaatagactgaatttgtcatggttgggcaggattgcagcagttaagatgaatgtgttaccaagagtaatgtttttgctacagacaataccaatcatcagagactctaaacaatttgaaaaatggcagaggaaaatatcagattttgtttgggcaggcaagaagccccgagtgaaagtaaaagttttacaagatgcaaaggaaagaggcggaatgcaactgcccaatctgagactttaccatgatgcaatctgcctagtttggttgaaagagtggatgacattaaagaacaagaaactattagccctagagggatataaaaaattttttggatggcacgcatacctatggcatgacaaagtaaaggtcaactcgatgttcctgcaccattttgtacggagaagtctatatataatctggaagaagtacagaatttacttacaagaaggaactcccttgtgggtggttccatatgaggtgatagatccgagagctgttgataatgaacaacaatgtttaacgtataaagaaataattaaaactgaagcatctaaacttagaataaagacgcaagaggaactatcacctaattacgactggttccagtatagacagatcagagacttatataattcggactctgtaaaggggggtatacgaacagagaactcggaactagagcagacccttcttaaagaagacaagaaaagaatatccaaggtataccaagtactgttgaaatggtataccgaggacgagacagttaaaacacagatggtgaaatgggctataaattttaataaagaaataacaatggaggcatgggaatacttgtggaaaactacaatgaagacaacgacatgtactaatattaaagagaacatttacaaaatgatctatcgttggtacatgacaccaaagaagattgcgctagggaatttgaacacttctaataaatgctggaaatgtaagaagcatgagggctccctctatcatatgtggtggtcatgtgaggtagccaggcagtactggggggaaataataagagaaatgagtgaaattttacagtttcaaataaataagaacccagaactcctgctactaaacttgggaatggagggaattccagcccatcataggacgttaatattttatatgacagcagcagctagacttttgtatgcgcaaaaatggaaagtacgagaagtgccaactattgaagattggatctacaaattgctgtatatggcagagatggacaagatgacaagaaaactgagaaatctggactcagggcagtttaacacagattgggagaagctgaaacaatatttggagaagaaatgggaggtgggaggaaaactgtggcagtttgagaactactgaaatataataaaagtataatagaggggggtgactttaccgggggaggaagagataaatgtgaatttataagcagttagattaacagattgatatatatatagatatatataggttaatagatagaatattgatagaaaataattaatgataaggtttaaatataaggattgagtaaccaacaatattttctttctttgataagatttatataatgcaccaaactgaatgtacagaagagtcaaattgattgactatgtgatgagctatatagaattaccataaaaagatagaatgagtaatatatagagaataagtcaaattgtttgatttaaatgtaagatttttatggtttatgatatataggtttatgatatatagaaatatttcaaactggaaaatgggataaattgtttatccaagatggaaacaaagacttacagtttgggtatataacaagaaaagtagttaaggatgtactgcttaatataatggagaatgtatatctgttttagatagaggaatttaatagaagtaagggaaaagggacaaagggtgggaaagctgttggaagtcaacaaaagggggggaaagggagggggttagaaatgaaaatttggggaaaattgaatgtaaatgtaaaaataacggattctaacccaataaaaattttttcaaaaaaaaaaaaagcatctccAAAGATTCTAAGCTGCTAGTCCTGAGAAAATCTTTGCCAGAGATGTTGGAGAGTCTCTGTGAGTCTGAAGGTATCGTACTAGGATAAATGGTTCAATTCACAATAAGGCAACTTTATATGCAGGGGTGCCTCAGGAGCAATATTGAGCTCCCAGAATAAGATCAAAACAAAGAAGCCAAGATGTTTGTTTGGACTGCCATTTAAAAAGCAGGAGCCACATTCCTGAACTACATGTGAACATGTTTCAAGCATCTGCTCCGATTTCTGATCTCCCTCTTGCCAAAAGGCAAAATATACTCTGCAGAGGCCCATGTCTGTATTTGCAGTCTTCTCATCCAGTTGgaatgactgaaagtaaagcgcCTGCACCTTTATTATCTAGATCAGGGCTCTCCAGCccatgggcacctttggaattctgacaaaggaTGTTTGGCCTAACCACAAAATGGGTGCTACAGGATATGGCGTCATACACATAAACGAAGCTGAAGCGTGGAGGAGAAgagggtaatttaaaaaatacCCCAGGAAAGATGAGAGAATATAACCAACACTCTGGTGGCTGCAGCCACTTTTGAAACGacgttattttaatctgcacagccaattcaATTTCCGGGGGCCGCTCTGATGCCCTGCTGGATGGCAACCTCcacctggccacacccactttctaaaaacatttgatgggcaccaggaaaggtgtcatcAGGCAGCCCACAGAACCTCCAGATTCAAAGGCAGCATACCTTTGCCTCATTGGATGCTTGAGCCCAAACCAAACCAGAACGGCTTTTGGATTCATGACCTGGTTTTCAGAGGCAACTAGCAGATCAGTGTTGGAAATGGTGCTGGGCGAGAGGACCATGgtagcaggtgatgagaaagacctctgcctgagcccctcgagagctgctgccagtcagaacagagaaCGCTgaccctgcaaggcttccccaaGTTCTGTTCCTGCATTTCAAATCCTAGCTGGTCCATCAATCTGTTGTCTCACTCATTCTAATTTTTTGTTCTACacatgtgtgtgttttggggggagggagatgaTGATCTTCTATGGTCCTATTCAACTGATTTTGAGAACGACTGAGTTAAGATATTTTTGAAGTGGGACCTGCTTCTAAACAACGATCCAGGAGGGTATGTCCATCACCTTCCACACTGCTGGTGGTGAAGAGTTGATCCCCTGAGAATGAATGGGGGTGTCAGGGGAAGGATGGGCTGAAAATGTGGCTTCTCTTCCCAccatggggaggagggggtgggacGAGCCTTCTCTCCCAGTTCATGAGTTCTGGTGATCCACCTGAGAGAGGGTTGTCACCCACTTCAGGGTCATGACATGACGAACCATTTGAGAACTGCTCTGACAATAACCTTGCggggcagctgcagcaagagACCGCCTTCAGCATGCTTGGTGCATCCTACGTGTTgctgtttttgtgtgtgtctaaGTTCTGCACGTTGCTTTTGTTAGAAGCTTGGGAGCTTCATTCCTTCCCATGCTCCTTGTTACGTGGCTTATGGGCTTCGGTGCACCTCAGGGCTTTTATGCCAGTGTGctgtaataataatgacatttgattGGACCAGGACCTGGGCTGATCAGGTTCACATCCCTGCTCTGCCAAgtcagcttgctgggtgaccttgggtgactctctcaggctaacctacctcacagtctcgttgggaggataaaagggaggagagaggaccatggaagcagctttgggtccccattggggaaaaggcaaggtataaatgaagtaaataaaccctTCCCTCTTTTGCAATCCACAGTCAAGGGAAAAGGCCTGGATTTCTAACAGGAGCAGGGCTGGGACTTAAGCCAGCTCGAAGCACTGGGAATGCTTTCATGTGTGACCCCAGATTTGTGGAAGGCTGTGGCAGGGGTGATTCTAAGTTCTTCTCCCCCAGCAGCTTTTGCAGCATTCCCTCCCCTATCTGTGATCACATGCCACAGGATTTTTCCCTAACCAAAAGtaagggagaggggggaaagcagaGGAAAAGGACCATTTGtattctcccccgcccctttccaaattctgtttattgttttcaaaatcacctACAAGTAACTTTTATAAGAATGGGTATCTATAAAAAATTATTACAGTCagtatatgttttctaaattattatacattcatataatcataaataacatatatttacaattcataATCATATAGCAATGATTGTATCTTACTGTATTGAATATCCATCCTTCTATGCGCTATTGtatctgagcatgtggaagtgggtATGTATAACTAGTAGTGGAGATATAAAGGAATTATATACTTCCAATTTACCACTGATCTAGGTCTTTATGTCTTTTGGGGATTTCTTGTTGTTTCATTAGGTATCCTAAGATTGGGTACCAGCTAGGTATAAAGTCTCTTGATGTCACCTGGGGGTCTATACGTGAGAGATTATCTGTAATGGCAGCCATAGTATAATTGTCCCATAATTTTTTATGCCTTAGAGAAAGATCTGAAGACCATTCATTtcaatgtctttttaaatttccttttccctcatccagggctttttttcaggggaaacgcggtggaacggagttccggcacctcttgaaaatactcagcaatagtgcttgaaaataccattatttcaaagaatcccgtgtgtttcttcttcatttccctcttgagagttccgccacctcttttcccagaaaaaaaccctgccctcaTCATTTAATTTGAAGGAATGTCTTTGCTTCTGATTAAACTCCACTTGCCCTGCTGCACAAAAACTTAATTCCCACTGCACAGTTTTCTTCCTTTTGCACAAAATTGGTCAAGCTGCAAATCAGACAAAATTCTGGCTTGAGGTAACTGAAGGGTGGGGGCAAAGGCACTCTGCGCACTCTCAGGCAGCTCCACTTAGCATCTGCACATGCTTTCCCCAGTTTTATTGGCATTTTATTAAAAACCATCACCTTAAACAGCAATATAGCCCCAATAATCTGGCTACTCTCACGAACTAACCCAACCTTCATCTAAGCCTATCCTCCAGGGCAGCAGGGAacagagaaaggggagaaaacTACGAAGAAGAGCAGAGAACTTGGCGGCATGAATGATGGGCAGGGGCAGCGCATGTTTGCTTTTGGTTGTACCCTAAGCACACTTACAAGGTATGACAGCAAGCCCTTTTGTGCTCAGTGGGACACGTATGTGTGCAGTTGAGTTGCAaccgatttatggtgaccccagcaaagggctttcaaggcaaatgaaaagcagaggtggtttgccattgccttcctctgcagatatCCATGTAGTGACCCTGCTAagattccaagatctgacaagattgggcaataccttgtcaccttccctccccaatgagatttacttctgagaaaTCATGCTTAAGATGACACTGTGCTTTAGCAGCCTACGAGGACTGGGCTGTGGGactcctgagtaaacatgcttaggcaGACACTGTATGTTAGCAGTCTGATCTGTACTGGAATTGAGTTTTCAGGGTGTAAAGGTATGACGTACATTTACACGTGAAgttgagctagggttgccaaactccaggtgggatttgggagatctcccggaattacaacttatccccatactacagagatcagttaccctgaataaaatggctgctttggagggtggactctatagcatgaTACCCTTCtgatttccctccctctcttccccaaaccccaccatccccaGGCACCTACCAACCCCAGatgtaatccgcctggagtctcagtgagaaaggaggtctataaaatgacataaatgaataacCTGGAGCTGTCAATCCTAACTAGAGGCCTGGCTAAATTATGCCCCTTACGCAATATCCCAAGTAACGCCACAATTCTCCCTCCTTGCATCTCTTCAGCGCAATGCTAACCGAGCCCTTTCCAGAGAGCCCTGCCCATAAGCTTTCCTGAGCAGTCGCAGCGTCACCCCCGCGCCGCTACCAAGGGCTAGGACCTATCAGCTACGCATGCGCTTTGGGTGGAAGGCCGGGCACGCGTAGTCGCGATTCGCGTCCCCACAGCTCTCGTCTTTGGCTTCGCCAGTGTACGCGGGGAGTTCTGGATTTAAAGGGGCCGCAGCGCCCAAAAGGGCGTTGGGATGTCCCGTCGACCGAAGGATGAGTATCAGCGGCATTACACCGTCACCGACCCTCGAAGCCACCCCAAAGGCTACACCGAGTACAAAGTGACCGCCAAGGTGAGGGTGAGGTTGTGGgggaccccctccccaccatattGCAAGGAGGGAAGGGCAACGAATGTGCCAATAGGGGCTCTGTCTGCTCCAAGCCCCCTCGCAGAAGCGGCAGCCCGCAAGaccctctgtgcatgtgcagagtatTTTCTTGATGGGGTTGTACCTTGCAGGTAGGCTGGGAGCTGCaagttgcacacacacacccctcatacACACTCGGTATTCTAAAACATCTCTTGATTGCAGAGCTCCGACGGAGGTATTACAGAGGGTCAGCAATTGCAAGAAATGAAGCACCTGCAGTGCTGCCCTCTCCAGTagtaaaaatgggagggggagagacatgACACCCCATCCCTCTGGGTGGAGTTTTGCTGTCTTATTATTTGTCTTGTAAGTGATTTTACAAAGTAAAAAAATTAGCTGATTTTAATGACTTCTGTCACTTCGAGTCATGTTAATCAGGAGAAgaggatataatttttttaataaattataTAAAAGTTCTAGACTACAGGCATTACCGAATCGCAACATcttgctctttccccccctcctctagTTTGTCTCAAGAGTAAATCCAGAAGATGTCAAAGAGGTATGTCTGTCTTTATGTCCATTGTACAGGTTATGCTAGAGACAGGAGGGAGGGACTGGATAACTTTGATTTGTCCACTTCTAAAGAGTGCTGCCCGTGGCTGCTGATCGGTGAAACAATAAAGCGATATCCATTGGTTCCCAAGCAGCCAGATGTGAATTTTGTGCCTTCAGTGAATGAATAAATTCTTTAAGGACACACCTGCGTCTTAAATATGGCATCCAATTTTGCCCCAGAGCACAGGGTAGATAGGTGGGGCACCTATGCAGACTGAAACTGTGAAGATGGGGCAGGAGGCTTTTGTTAGGAGGGTTCATCATATGAAGGTGttattttagatgggtagccatcttggtcagcagtagaagagcaagattcgagtccagtagcaaccttaaaaaccaacttttCCCGGGTgttagctttcaagaatcaagcttcatcagatacaaagattatatcctgaaaatcttgttggccgtTAGGGTGCTACTGAACCCAGATCTTGCATTTCTTGACAAGTGTCCATGTTTTGGTGGGTACTTGAAAGCTCTCTTCATTGTTTGTCTTTCCCATATTTCATCTTACAGATCATTGTCTGGAAACGATACAGCGACTTTAAGAAGCTGCACGGAGACCTGGCTTACACCCACCGTAACCTCTTTCGACGCATGGAGGactttcctccttttcccaaagCCCAAATCTTTGGTGAGGTGCTGAGCTGGGCTGGGTGGGAGAAATGCTTATTGCTGATCTCTACAGTGACTGCATTTTATGGGACCCTGATGTCTATCAATACCCTCTCCCTTTTGAAAGGAACTTGGATTGTGTCCTCTGTTCTCGGTCTTCGCAATTCCCAGTGCTGGGGATGACAGAAATGGGCAGAGAGTTTCTAAGGACTTTCCTGGAAATTTTCTAGGGATATCAGGCTGCCCACTTCTGGAAACAGAATGCAGAGTATTTTTAGAAGCAAGATGGTCCGCTGATTTGATCAGGGGGGATGCCCTAGATCCAGTAGTCCTTTTCAGGATGCCTTTCTTCTCTGTCATTTGGTTGCTCAGGAAAAAGCGTTAGGTCACTTTTTGGTCTAAGGGCTTAACTACTGACTACAGTGTTTATGGGTATGTCCCCCTTCTTGCCAAACCAGATGTGTGCTGGATATattctgtgctgtgctgtgctgaagTTTAATGCTCAGGTGCATGGGGCCTGATTTAGATCAAGACCAGTCAGTGGGCTTAAGACTCCCCTGAACAGTTTTCTAAACCTGAAATGGCCACAGCAGTCATTGGGGAAACTTGTGTATTGACTGTGAGTACAAATGGGGAAAATAGctctccagggctgtttcaggttgggagaaATGGTGTAAGGGGGAAGGCTTAAACCTCCTTTCCATGCGTACCATAGTCTCAGAGCTATGgaggtgctgtagcacagtagttaagtggtttggctgtgaatcagcactctactggtttgaatgccattactgccatgagctcagtaggtggccttgggtaagccactcctctcagccccagctccccagttgtattgtggggataataacactaacttgttcactgctctgtgtgaggcactaatctgtctagaagagcagtatataaatgcagttattattatttttatttgggtCTCTGCTTACTGGAGTGTTATGTTTCAACATGGAACATTGAGCGATCATTTGATTCAACAGGGCTCAGGACATATAAACCATATAGTGTATAGTTAGGATCTAAGGCTAGGGATTGAGGTTCTGGGCAACTTTTCCAGGTTAGCAAAGGGAGGCCTCCTACAAATGTATGTATACACAGGATAAGGTGGCACACAGCGGTCCTGACCCCCATGTGACGTGGGGCTCTTCTTCCCACAGGCCGATTTGAGCCCACGGTGATAGAAGAGcggaggaaggcagcagaagtcATGCTGCACTTCACAGTACACATCCCTGCTTTGAACAACAGCCCTCAGCTCAAGGAGTTCTTTCGGGTATTTTACCTGGGCTGATGGAGGAGGGCAGAGGCAACCGGATCCTCCCTGGGCCCTGGATCCTCCCAAGGGAGTCTGACTTTGAGTCCTCGGGAGTGGCTaacgggaggggagggacttccagGGATTTTGTGAGTTGTATTATGACTCCTGGATCCCTCCTTTGGTTGCAGAAGGAGGGGGCTGGGTCCTCTCCCCTACTCTTCCTCTGGGGTTCCAGGGGTGGTTCTTCTCCTTCTCCACATCCCAAAATGCACCCATGCTGCTGCTTCTATCTtgcagggtggggaggggaggagacctTTGGAAAACTGTGATCagccttctctgcctccccctctgATCCCCGTGCCATCAGAAGGAGTGGAGCCTGGTGAGGATGCGTTGGCGTCGGATGCGGACCATGGACTCCTGGACGTGGAGTCCGAGCAGGATCACTGCAACGCTGCAGAGACTGCAAGGAAAGACTGTGATCTGGAGCCCCAGATAAAGGAAAGAGGTATAGCTTTCTGATCCTTGCCTTCTAAAGaaggagagctgtggctcagtgacagagcatctgctcgacgtgcagaaggtcccaggttcaatccccatcatctccagttaaaagactcAGGTAGCTGGAgatgtgaaagaactctgcctgagaccttgcagAGCCACTGCTAGTTGGAGTAGATAGCATTGACCTTGAAGGTCTGGCTCAGtaaaaagcagcttcatgtgagaTGCTTGGGCTGGATTTTCTGATCTGCTCTCCTTGTGTGGtggcggtggagagtgccctcaagtcgtagctgacttacggcaacccctggtggggttttcatggcaagaggtggtttgccattgcctgcctctgcaaccctggtctttgttggaggtctcccatccaattactaaccaaagccgacccagcctagcttctgagatctgatgagatcaggctcacctgggctatccaggtcagggtgctctCCTTATGTAGGGATCTGCTTATTagcagtggaggaaaggcaggctgTATATCCTTCCAGAGTCTTAATTTTTTGCACAAGTTGAGACTTGCCAAAAAA is a genomic window of Eublepharis macularius isolate TG4126 chromosome 1, MPM_Emac_v1.0, whole genome shotgun sequence containing:
- the SNX15 gene encoding sorting nexin-15 codes for the protein MSRRPKDEYQRHYTVTDPRSHPKGYTEYKVTAKFVSRVNPEDVKEIIVWKRYSDFKKLHGDLAYTHRNLFRRMEDFPPFPKAQIFGRFEPTVIEERRKAAEVMLHFTVHIPALNNSPQLKEFFRGGEGRRPLENCDQPSLPPPLIPVPSEGVEPGEDALASDADHGLLDVESEQDHCNAAETARKDCDLEPQIKERGDHSSPRNCEDEALDALFACVGGEEEEEEAKEMDSPSRCPLSVQELALFDPFAEEASGATSCSPAHASLEDGPAPSPPSAGILQAAQDGAAVADPGAYLPQATERIRRALESEAAEDYEGAFHGYRSGVDLLLQGLQGDPDVARREAVKKKTAEYLRRAEEIFQQHLRHLHL